tgaatagtaactgatgagaaaaattattcgGTATGAAATAAGGCTTCTAAATAGATTTTATCTTTCTCCTACGTCCAGCACAGCACCATAAAACCACACCAAGTAAAATTGCAAATTACTCGTAACGATTTTATTGGTCAAAGGTGAAAGGGTTTAAGAattagagtaattctatatatagtcGTGAAATACGTAaatgtcgtgcagtcgctttaaaaaagagtagaatctactgttaaaaaattaatttcttttcatgtaaattttatatttatttacttttttcaagtgactgtacgatatttacatattcacgactgcaaatatcatttctctaataattaTATTGCGTCGACTCTCACTTCCGTTCAGACAGTTTTGCCCTTCTCTTCTCGGCAATAAAGAACCCAAGCAAGGACAGAACCGCGAAAGCACTGAAACAAACCGAGGCAATATCGAGCGACGCGTGGCGGCCGGTGATTGCCTGGACATCAAACAAATTGGTGGTCTTTTTGGCATCGGTTGTTTGACCGTAAGCCACCTCGACGTCGTCGGAGTTGTAGGCATAGGCGCGTATGAAGTACGTACCCGAGGGCACGTCACGCTCCACCATCC
This is a stretch of genomic DNA from Juglans regia cultivar Chandler unplaced genomic scaffold, Walnut 2.0 Scaffold_22458, whole genome shotgun sequence. It encodes these proteins:
- the LOC108986715 gene encoding high-affinity nitrate transporter 3.1-like, with the translated sequence LAAGTDSAYKTIKVKLCYSPVSQVDRAWRKTVDNLAKDKTCQFKIVSRPYDKRNQTFEWMVERDVPSGTYFIRAYAYNSDDVEVAYGQTTDAKKTTNLFDVQAITGRHASLDIASVCFSAFAVLSLLGFFIAEKRRAKLSERK